The sequence below is a genomic window from Lolium perenne isolate Kyuss_39 chromosome 7, Kyuss_2.0, whole genome shotgun sequence.
gcTAAGTAAATAATTCGATTCGCATGTCCAGAGATGATGCTGCGGAACCTGCAGTACAGCTCGATCACGGTGGCTATATACTGAAAAAAAACACTTGAGAAATCCATGAAGGGATCGTCGCGTCGGTTGAGTCGAAAGGAGCCGGCCGGCCGCTCTTAGTGCTCGATCTTGGACAGATCCCATCAAGAAGCGTCGCCGTCAAGACGATTCGGCGATGCGCGCGCGGCGGCTCGACGGCCACTACTACACATGGAGAGAATAATGACATTCTTCATTCCCTGCCCTCTACACACGGCTAGCTAGGTCAAATACTGACAGCAGGAGGATCACGGCTTCGATCGGCTCCAGTAGTTCGGTTACCTACGACCCATCTCCGCCGCTCGATTCGCCGCGCACAGTTTTGGCGTGATAGATGTTGCTGAATCCAGCTGATGGATCCATCACTCAGCTCTATCGCTTTTGGTGATGCGTGGCGGTGGTGTCGTTTTGTTCGCCAGGCATCCACCGGGTCTCTTCCTGTTGAACTGGAAGAGAGTGACGGAGCAGGAGAATTTGTCCATTGCATCGGCCGAAAACATTCTCTCACGTTGCGATCTCTGCCCAGGAGTGGCTTCCCAGGCCTGCGATCCTGCAGATGGACACGTCTTTGATGAAAGGTGTTATATCCGAGTCGTCATTCCCATCCTCCAGTGATCCACACTCGCCTGGACGTTCCTAAGCAGCACCGCTGTCGGCTCATCGTCATCGAAAGGCTCGCCCGCTACGGCGCGCTACGGCTACGTGGGTAGACACACTGCTCGATCGTTTGCAGCAGATGAGATTACAGTGGTACATCCAACATAATACATAGCCAGGATATTCGCGAGGATAATGCTTGTGCCATGTTCCATGCTCGCCTTACTTCCCTAGCTTTATGTGACATCCCACACTGGCCGCACGTACACGCGCAACCTGTTGGAATCGCCCTTTGTGCAAATTGCAAAGCCAGATCTTAAGCGAGTGTATAGCGCTGTACATTAGTTCTCTTATATCACAGTAAGCCTAAACTGTGGTTGTGTTGTATACTCGTATTAGTTCTCACTGTTGTCACCTCGCGGTGAACGCAGACGAAGACTCCGCCAAGTTTACTGCAACCGCAATGATCCAAACGCAAACCAACTCTGAactggaaatcatgaagcatcacgcAAAGGACGGAAAGAGCAGCTACAAAAGTGCATCAGCATCTCTGACTCTGAACTAATCAGTGATCAGGGTCTAAACATTTTCTCCCTGGGAATGATGGCCTCGGTGGGCCGCGTACGGCAACATGGAAGGACGGCGGAGAAGCCCAAGTCATATGCTCCGGGATATTCTGCACAGCAAAGCGCAGGAAACTCTCGTCGGTGGAAGAGGCAATGATGAAGATGGTCGATTAGTACTGTAGTAGACAACACATCAAGCTGTTCTTGCCCCAATCCCGAAGAAGGGTTCAGCTATATCCTAAACAACTTTTCCATGCACCTCCAAATTTCTATGGGCCGCTTCCACTAGCAATACACAAGATCAAGAACAAATCGAGCAGGGTTATGGACGGAATTGCTGCTTATTATTCTGATCTCATCCATGAGATGTCATGTAGTTTCTGATCGAATGCAGACAGGTTGATAAGACCGAGGACCACTTCCGTAGTTCTGTGCTGCCTAGCTAGCCTGTAGCTTGAGAATATGGTGAGAAGGAAGGAGGGAGGAAGAGCACAAACTTTGCTGTCATCACTCACCACTCACCAGCCACCTACGGGCTCGAGGCGCCGCTTCCAGGCTATCCCGCAACAAGACACACAAAAGTAAGCAGGCGTCTCTTTTGGAAAGTAGTGGGCTGCTGCAGGGCCCAGGTGACTTGACTTGGTATTAGCAATTCGTCATTGGATTTCGACCTCTGTATTTGCTTCTCTTTTcgcttttgttttctttttcttcttgcttttcattTCATCAACCATGATAGAAGtgcaaaacaaaaaaataatCTTCAGTTCTTTGAGATCGTGTCGAGATTTCCATATGGAGACGACAATGGAACTCAAAGCACGCCATTTGTTCCTCCTTTATGGCGGGGAATGGGATCGAAACACCTTTGCCAAAGAGCATGCTAATTATATTGTAATGGTACTTTGTTAGATATATTCCAGACGAAGGATATCTGATTAGCTTAGCAACGCGTATATATGATTGATCTAGATTACGAAGTTGCAGCACATATGATATTTTTTGGCTAGCTTGAAATAATTCATATCGCACTTCATGGTATAATGATCTACTAtacatccaaattaattgacataGCTCAGTAGTTTATCTGCGGTGACTGGATTTTTTTTATAACCAATTGTTAATTAACAGATTCACCACATTAAGGGACTGTAGTTTTTTCCTCCATTCACTAATTTAAAATATTTTAGATATTATAATATCAAATAGATATACATGAGTGAACCCACACATTGAAATTCGTCTAGATACATAATTTTTTATTCAAAAGAAAATATTATAATAATTCATAATAGCAAACGTAGGGAATACCTATTTTCATTTGGGCCTCTAGAAGCTAACTTGTTTACAAAATAGAGGTGATTGGACCTTGGCTTGCTAAAGCGCATACTATCTGTTTCATACAACACGCGTCTAGTGCACCGTTTTCATATAGCCCTCGCCACCCCGACCAAATGCAGTTCTCTTTTTCATATTTGTGGTCATTCAACGCAAAAATAGTGAGTGATTTACTCCCTTCGTTTATGAAGGTTGTCTCAGATTTATCAAAATTTATCTaaatcttaacaaatttaaacaaTCTTCATACAACTGAGGGAATAACATCAGATGCACACTTGGCAGGTTGTTTCAGCTGCACCACCTTTAGCGCTGGGGGCCTGGGGCACTTTATAGTACTTCATGTACGACACGTTTGTGTCCGACTCCCGTACGATGCAATATCTAGCCGTGTGTTGTAGTTTGGTGCAACCAACAGACCGTCAGATGTGCTGTGTTGGACAAGAATCGTACAAAATTTGTCGTGTGTATAGCATGACTCCTTTTGAATTAACTTGGATGTGCTCCCTGCTGTTGTGCACTAGTCCATCGTACTAATTTCTCTCTGTACGGTTGCTTgttcaagaaaaaaaaacaaagttGGTCGTATTGTAGTACAGAATGTACAGTTCTGTATGTACTACAATCCGTATTGGACTACGTTTCAACTTGCTTTCAACCGGCAGTGGAAGCATGTACTCCATGTCCACCAGGTAAGTTCTAAAAAAAAAGTGGGCCAGTGCGCTGTGTGTCATATCGCACAAACTTTTCCGTGTTAGCATAGCAGATCAATCTGGAGCTAGGTGGTTAATGCTTTTAGTCACGAATTAATCAGAAACTTGAAGCAAAAAATGATCGAAACGGACTGGAGGTCAGCAGAGCAGGCATCAGGCATTTATTGAAGAAGAAGATGCAAGCAAAAAACTTCATTCGATTTCACAATCGCAGATCTCGACGCTGCCGAGCGCTGGCATGCATCACGCTCGCTACCTCACCAAGAAACTCAAAACTAGAGAACTTCATCGTCCCTGCTTCCTACCATTAGAGACAAAATTTCGCAGGGGTAATCTTTCCTAGAAACCTCACGAGCAAAATTGGTCCCGCGTGTCCCTCACGGGCACGCGGCGCGGCGCGACGCTCCTACGCCACCTCCGCCTTGCGCTGCTCGCCGGCATCTGCGACGGTGGCGAAACCGAAAGCGAAGGGCCTGGCGCTGGCGATGAAAGATGGCATCTGGTCCCCAGCCATGATGACGACCACCTTTGGCTCCCGGTCGAGCGGCGCCATCTTCGTTCCCCGCGCCGACGCTGACTCCGCCGTGGCGCCGCTCCCGCGCCGCGATGAGCCGGAGGGCTTGCGGCGCGTGCAGAGGAGCACGAGCAGCGCCACCGCGATGAGGCCCATCATGAGCGCGAAGCCGAGGAAGAGGTACGGCGTCGGCGTCCTCCACAGCCCCGGGTGCGCGTGCCCCGCCGCTGCCGACGCCGCCTCCCCGCCGCCGACGCCTACCAGAGCCGCCGCGCCTTCTCTCACCGGCCTCATGATGAATGAAACACACGGATTTGTCCCTCCTTTATCTTCTTCTCTAGATCTCTCGCGTGAACACTACAGAGTGGTTTCGATTTTGCTCTTGTTCTCTGTGGGTGGCTGCTAGCTGTGAGTGGGAGACTGCGACGGACGGAAGGGGAGATGAAGGCGGTATTTATAGGCGGCGGGCGGGCGGGCAGGGGAGCGGCGAAAAGAAACCGCGCGCTGGAGCTTGCGTGCCCTCCCCCAGCCCCAGGTGCTCCTGCTGCTGTTCTCGCTGGGTTTGGTCTCTTTCTGCTGACGCGGCCGCATGCAGAAGACGACACAGCTACCAAGCTGCCGCGGCGGCTAGGTTTCGGCCGCACGGCCCGGTTTTGCCTTTCGAGACAGCTGGTGGGGACCACTGGAGATGGTACTCTCCGTTCACAATCATCTCGTGTTATGGATTTAGTTAAAGTCAAATTTTATAAAATTTAATTAAATATCTAGGAAAATAGCAACATCTATAATATAAAATTTattttattataattgttataaAGTATATATTCAAATTATATGCATTTTGTATTTtgaatattaatatttttatTCTATTCATGGTGAATTTTTATTCTGACTAAACCTAGAATGCTAGGTAATTGTGAAGAGGGAGTACTTTATGACGGCATCGAAACAAAAGAAGTCAAATGATAGATGGCGATATACCTATGGATCTCGAGGTTTCTGCTGCGCAATGTGGACCATGCACGCTTTGCATGCGTTTTGTGAGAACGAGAAGCGGAGACTCGAGAACGCCAACGCGTGAGAGTAATGGTAGAGATCGGATCTTTGCACGGGAGGATATTCACCGCAACATCTTCTATCGTCGGGCGTACGCCTCGCATCTCTGCTTCTCGGCGGGCTTCTTCGTCGGGAGCCTCGGCTCCTTTTTTGGCCACTGTTACTTCCATGTGGCGG
It includes:
- the LOC127311414 gene encoding protein GLUTAMINE DUMPER 6-like, translating into MRPVREGAAALVGVGGGEAASAAAGHAHPGLWRTPTPYLFLGFALMMGLIAVALLVLLCTRRKPSGSSRRGSGATAESASARGTKMAPLDREPKVVVIMAGDQMPSFIASARPFAFGFATVADAGEQRKAEVA